In one window of Armatimonadota bacterium DNA:
- a CDS encoding sugar ABC transporter permease produces MTDVATERSTAPRRGMTQADKKRLAVGLLFISPWIVGFFLFLLYPMASSFYYSLCRYPVLKPPEFIGLGNYARLIHDEYFWKALGNTAFMFIELPLMVVLGLSLALLLNQAVRGMPFFRTVFYLPAIVPIVASAMLWLWIYNPEYGLANVVLTKLHLPNLRWLVDPRTSKLSFIVMDTWAVGAGMIIYLASLQGVPEHLFEAAELDGAGAWHKLIHVILPSISPVVLFMVIMGMIGLFQYFTQAWIMTAPRGGPEYSTLFYALYLFQNGFEYFRMGYACAMAWILFAVILGATVLILKTSQRWVYYEESR; encoded by the coding sequence ATGACTGACGTTGCCACAGAACGGAGCACGGCGCCGCGCCGCGGCATGACCCAAGCGGACAAGAAGCGGTTGGCCGTGGGGTTGCTCTTCATCTCGCCGTGGATAGTCGGCTTCTTCCTGTTCCTGCTCTACCCCATGGCGTCCTCGTTCTACTACAGCCTGTGCCGGTACCCGGTGCTGAAGCCGCCGGAGTTCATTGGCCTCGGCAACTACGCCCGTCTCATCCACGACGAGTATTTCTGGAAGGCGCTGGGCAACACGGCATTCATGTTCATCGAGTTGCCGCTGATGGTCGTCCTGGGGCTGTCGCTGGCGCTGCTGCTCAACCAGGCGGTGCGCGGGATGCCGTTCTTCCGCACCGTGTTCTACTTGCCGGCCATCGTCCCCATCGTCGCCAGTGCGATGCTGTGGCTGTGGATCTACAACCCGGAATACGGTCTGGCCAATGTGGTGCTTACCAAGCTCCACCTGCCGAATCTGCGCTGGCTGGTTGACCCGCGTACCTCCAAGTTGTCTTTCATCGTCATGGACACGTGGGCGGTGGGGGCGGGCATGATTATCTACCTCGCCTCGCTCCAGGGCGTGCCGGAGCACCTCTTCGAGGCGGCGGAGTTGGACGGCGCCGGGGCATGGCATAAACTGATCCATGTGATCTTGCCCTCCATCAGCCCAGTGGTGCTGTTCATGGTCATCATGGGCATGATCGGGCTGTTCCAGTACTTCACTCAGGCGTGGATCATGACCGCGCCGCGCGGCGGGCCGGAGTACTCGACGCTGTTCTACGCGCTCTATCTCTTCCAGAACGGCTTCGAGTACTTCCGCATGGGCTACGCGTGCGCCATGGCGTGGATTCTGTTCGCAGTCATCCTGGGAGCGACGGTGCTTATCCTCAAGACGAGCCAGCGGTGGGTCTACTACGAGGAGTCGCGGTGA
- a CDS encoding carbohydrate ABC transporter permease: MKSKTAKRRVTLVIVYALLFGFGLVFALPFIWLVGTSLKADDAVFEFPPYWIPSRKERVEIDGRARGVFTLAADEQRLKVARLGETPQGVRVRVLEPAARAGEELLVTDEQLAPVRHLFFRWENYPRALKTFPFLLYTRNTLYIAVLVVIGTLLSASIVAYGFSRITWPGRNIIFILVLATMMLPDQALVLPRFIMFRHMGWIGTFKPLVVPAFFGTAFDIFLLRQFFLTLPGELSDAARIDGCSELGILWRIIMPLSKPALATVALLTFIWAWLDFMGPLVYLNDESMYTLALGLAAFLGRHGADWSGLMAAGTVVIAPIIVIFFFAQRTFIRGIALTGMKG, from the coding sequence ATGAAAAGCAAGACGGCCAAGCGAAGAGTCACGCTCGTCATCGTCTACGCCCTGCTGTTCGGGTTCGGGTTGGTGTTCGCACTGCCGTTTATCTGGCTGGTGGGGACGTCGCTCAAGGCCGACGACGCGGTGTTCGAGTTCCCGCCGTATTGGATCCCGTCGCGCAAGGAGCGCGTCGAGATTGATGGCAGGGCGCGCGGCGTGTTTACCCTCGCGGCCGATGAGCAGCGGCTCAAGGTGGCTCGGCTGGGCGAGACGCCGCAGGGAGTGCGCGTGCGCGTACTGGAGCCCGCTGCGCGCGCCGGCGAGGAACTGCTCGTGACCGACGAGCAACTGGCCCCCGTGCGTCACTTGTTCTTCCGCTGGGAGAACTACCCGCGCGCGCTCAAGACGTTTCCGTTCCTGCTCTACACGCGCAACACGTTGTACATCGCGGTGCTCGTCGTCATCGGGACGCTGCTGTCGGCGAGCATCGTCGCCTATGGCTTCTCGCGCATAACCTGGCCCGGCCGCAACATCATCTTCATCCTGGTGCTGGCGACGATGATGCTCCCCGACCAGGCGCTGGTGCTGCCGCGCTTCATCATGTTCCGCCACATGGGCTGGATCGGCACCTTCAAGCCGCTCGTCGTGCCCGCGTTCTTTGGCACCGCGTTCGACATCTTCCTGCTCCGCCAGTTCTTCCTCACCCTGCCCGGCGAGCTGTCCGACGCCGCGCGCATTGACGGCTGCTCCGAGCTCGGCATCCTGTGGCGCATCATCATGCCGCTCAGCAAGCCCGCGCTGGCGACCGTCGCACTGCTGACGTTTATCTGGGCGTGGCTCGACTTCATGGGGCCGTTGGTCTATCTCAACGACGAGAGCATGTACACCCTGGCCCTCGGGCTGGCCGCATTCCTGGGCCGCCATGGCGCCGACTGGAGCGGGCTTATGGCCGCCGGCACTGTGGTCATCGCCCCGATCATCGTCATCTTCTTCTTCGCGCAGCGCACCTTCATCCGCGGCATCGCGCTGACAGGCATGAAGGGATAG
- a CDS encoding acetylxylan esterase has product MTASHQPDLWEFWEETKRELAAVPLEPELEPLPEHSTPYLQTYRVSFASLGGVRVSGYYTCPARENGHRLPGLLTFPGYGGAVVPPHQEASHGYASLALDPRGQGQSAAAYPMERGKLTHHPEDLWHCGLRGAYADVVRGLDFLEARGEVDAGRLALMGASGGGGLTLAGASIDDRPVVAVAHVPFMCRLVWAAENVPTHPFREAGDYLEQHPESREGILANYRYFDPLELVERLTCPTIVSVGMKDDVCPASTIVPTFEHIAGVKALVVYPELVHTHSPDFRRHEWNWVETYLTP; this is encoded by the coding sequence ATGACGGCATCGCATCAACCTGACCTCTGGGAGTTCTGGGAGGAGACCAAGCGCGAGCTGGCAGCCGTGCCGCTCGAGCCGGAGCTAGAGCCGCTGCCGGAGCACTCGACACCTTATCTGCAGACCTACCGCGTCAGCTTCGCGAGTCTCGGCGGAGTGCGGGTGAGCGGGTACTACACTTGCCCTGCGCGCGAGAACGGCCACCGACTGCCGGGTCTGCTGACCTTCCCCGGATATGGCGGCGCAGTGGTGCCTCCGCACCAGGAGGCCTCGCACGGATACGCCAGCCTGGCCCTCGACCCGCGCGGGCAGGGGCAGAGCGCGGCGGCCTACCCAATGGAGCGCGGCAAGCTGACGCATCACCCCGAGGATCTGTGGCACTGCGGCCTGCGCGGCGCGTATGCGGACGTCGTGCGCGGTCTCGACTTCCTGGAAGCGCGCGGGGAGGTGGACGCGGGCCGGCTTGCGCTCATGGGTGCCAGCGGCGGCGGCGGGCTAACTCTTGCCGGCGCGTCCATTGATGATCGCCCGGTCGTTGCGGTGGCGCACGTGCCTTTCATGTGTCGCCTGGTGTGGGCTGCGGAGAACGTGCCGACGCATCCGTTTCGCGAAGCCGGCGATTATCTCGAGCAGCACCCCGAATCGCGCGAGGGGATTCTAGCGAACTACCGCTATTTCGACCCGCTCGAGTTGGTCGAGCGCCTGACGTGTCCGACCATCGTCAGCGTCGGCATGAAGGACGACGTCTGCCCTGCCAGCACCATTGTGCCCACATTCGAGCATATTGCTGGCGTCAAGGCGCTGGTCGTGTACCCCGAGTTGGTGCACACCCATTCGCCTGACTTCCGCCGCCATGAGTGGAACTGGGTCGAGACGTATCTCACGCCCTAG
- a CDS encoding neutral/alkaline non-lysosomal ceramidase N-terminal domain-containing protein — MLRFICLVLLLLMAFGVTGRGVAAGLRAGVASCDVTPPIGCNMWGYSAREGVAEQVHDPLMAKVLALGTDEGSLAIVTLDLGRCFDPDLREIIEKRAAASGIDNVIIVASHTHQGPDMETREWPSADSPWQDAAASKVADAVAEAAANMQPAVIGFGVGEVDLAHNRRLVMPDGSVRMFWRNDKREPTSPVDKTVRVLRVDATDGGHIALLVNYACHSVVLGPDNLMLSADYPGAMRRAVESKWGGQCLFAQGACGDINPYMDKTPLNQNGVEEMEKMGQALGAEVLRVATGVQTAPLTQDAVTFSRRVFELESRWEFSEAAIQALLKKYEAYVERMGEDRVRAYVERMAKGASVPATVAVLGDRYALCGFPGEFFVEHQLELTRRSPLAATMFFGYADGMAGYFPTIQAAVEGGYGAGYSTFVEVGAGERMVDAAVISILGAIGKLRPVPSEEVPDYPEEDEAAQASVDSLEAWFLGLPDSFNAEAAGDLKAVYYFNVTGEKGGDYAITVADGKCAVEQAKPEGPDVTVTIADADMLALARGELDPVAAYMGGKLVIDGDMSLALKMPEVFFGD; from the coding sequence ATGCTACGATTCATCTGTCTCGTGCTGCTCCTGCTGATGGCGTTTGGTGTGACGGGTCGAGGTGTGGCTGCGGGTCTCCGCGCAGGCGTCGCGAGCTGTGACGTCACGCCGCCGATTGGCTGCAACATGTGGGGGTACAGTGCGCGTGAGGGGGTTGCGGAGCAGGTCCACGACCCGCTCATGGCCAAGGTGCTGGCGCTGGGTACGGACGAAGGCTCCCTCGCCATCGTGACCCTGGACCTCGGCCGCTGCTTTGATCCCGATCTGCGCGAGATAATCGAGAAACGCGCCGCTGCGAGCGGGATTGACAACGTTATCATCGTGGCGTCGCATACTCACCAGGGCCCGGACATGGAGACGCGCGAGTGGCCCTCCGCAGATTCCCCGTGGCAGGACGCTGCCGCGAGCAAGGTCGCGGACGCGGTGGCGGAAGCGGCAGCGAACATGCAGCCCGCGGTCATCGGCTTCGGGGTGGGCGAAGTGGACCTTGCCCACAATCGCCGCCTCGTAATGCCGGACGGCTCGGTTCGCATGTTCTGGCGCAACGACAAGCGCGAGCCGACGTCGCCCGTGGACAAGACCGTGCGCGTGCTGCGCGTGGACGCGACGGATGGCGGGCACATCGCATTGCTCGTCAACTATGCGTGCCATTCTGTTGTGCTTGGCCCGGACAACTTGATGCTGTCGGCGGACTACCCGGGCGCGATGCGCCGGGCGGTGGAGTCGAAGTGGGGCGGGCAGTGCCTGTTCGCGCAAGGCGCGTGCGGCGACATCAACCCGTACATGGACAAGACCCCGCTCAACCAGAACGGCGTCGAGGAAATGGAGAAGATGGGCCAGGCGCTCGGAGCGGAGGTGCTGCGGGTGGCGACAGGAGTCCAGACTGCGCCCTTGACTCAGGACGCGGTGACGTTCTCCCGACGCGTGTTCGAACTGGAATCGCGCTGGGAGTTCTCCGAAGCCGCCATCCAGGCGCTTCTCAAGAAGTACGAGGCCTACGTCGAGCGCATGGGCGAGGACCGCGTGCGCGCGTACGTCGAACGTATGGCGAAGGGCGCATCAGTGCCCGCGACCGTCGCGGTGCTCGGCGACCGGTACGCTTTGTGCGGTTTCCCGGGCGAGTTCTTCGTCGAGCATCAGCTGGAGCTGACCCGGCGCTCGCCGCTCGCCGCGACCATGTTCTTCGGCTATGCCGACGGCATGGCGGGATACTTCCCGACCATCCAGGCCGCGGTGGAAGGCGGCTACGGCGCGGGGTACAGCACCTTCGTCGAGGTAGGTGCCGGCGAGCGCATGGTGGACGCTGCGGTCATCTCCATCCTCGGGGCTATCGGCAAGCTCAGGCCCGTGCCGAGCGAAGAGGTGCCGGATTACCCGGAGGAGGATGAGGCCGCGCAAGCGTCCGTGGATTCGCTGGAGGCGTGGTTCCTAGGTCTGCCCGATTCCTTCAACGCCGAGGCGGCCGGTGACCTCAAGGCCGTCTACTACTTCAACGTCACGGGCGAGAAAGGCGGCGACTACGCGATCACGGTAGCCGACGGCAAGTGCGCGGTGGAGCAGGCAAAGCCGGAAGGCCCCGACGTGACGGTGACGATCGCCGATGCCGACATGCTGGCGCTCGCCCGCGGCGAGCTTGATCCCGTCGCCGCGTACATGGGCGGGAAACTCGTCATCGACGGCGACATGAGCTTGGCGCTCAAGATGCCTGAGGTGTTCTTCGGCGACTAG